One genomic region from Saprospiraceae bacterium encodes:
- a CDS encoding FMN-binding negative transcriptional regulator, whose product MHTPSYFKVSDPDTIDAFIRANSFATLISTGDIYPLATHIPLELEINAKGQQVLWGHISKGNPQWQVFEKAPKVLATFLSPIHHYISSSWYGQANVPTWNYLSAQVSGHIRIIQGEEMIESLRRIVDKYERDSVHPVSFDTMPEQVQQQMNGIVAFEIQIERKEASFKLSQNRNDVDFENVIRELRLSKDPLANALALEMVKYRNG is encoded by the coding sequence ATGCATACTCCCTCTTATTTTAAAGTCTCTGATCCGGACACGATCGACGCGTTTATTCGGGCCAATAGTTTTGCGACTTTAATCTCTACTGGAGACATTTACCCATTGGCTACTCATATACCTTTGGAATTAGAAATAAATGCGAAAGGCCAACAAGTGCTTTGGGGACATATCTCCAAGGGCAATCCTCAATGGCAGGTGTTTGAAAAGGCACCCAAAGTATTGGCTACCTTTCTATCACCAATACATCATTATATTTCATCTTCCTGGTATGGCCAGGCCAATGTGCCTACCTGGAACTATCTGAGTGCTCAAGTCAGTGGCCATATCCGCATCATCCAGGGAGAAGAAATGATAGAATCTTTGCGGCGCATAGTTGATAAGTATGAGCGAGACTCTGTCCATCCGGTTTCCTTTGACACTATGCCCGAGCAGGTACAGCAACAAATGAATGGGATCGTCGCATTTGAGATACAGATAGAACGCAAAGAAGCTTCCTTTAAATTGAGTCAAAATAGAAACGATGTTGACTTTGAAAATGTGATTCGGGAATTAAGGTTGAGTAAGGATCCGCTGGCTAATGCGTTGGCATTAGAGATGGTTAAGTATAGAAATGGGTAA
- a CDS encoding ADP-ribosylglycohydrolase family protein, producing the protein MKLKYMPALIILYFSIESHSQNIISTSTLLDKIKGGWAGQTIGVTFGGPVEFRYNGTMIQTYHPIPWYKGYVAEMMTHNDGLYDDLYMDLTWVEVLERDGLKATPDAFAQAFAHKGYKLWHANQAARYNILNGINPPMSGHWINNPHADCIDYQIEADFAGLMSPGMPLAANEISDRVGHIMNYGDGWYGGVFIANLYAQAFFSSDIPYIIQQALKSIPVKSKYYQVISDVLKWHKLYPTDWKRTWLEVQDKWSEDIGCPDGVYAPFNIDATINSAYVVIGLLYGKGDFTQTIEITTRCGQDADCNPSSAAGILGTILGYRKIPEYWMQGLEGAEDLNFAYTDISLNKTYALSMKHALENILANGGKVEGEKITIKVQKPMPVAYEQSFDHTFPASKTYLGKVLEDTLSLLFEGVGIVIKGYVTNWDGKSDKYTAQLLTTLDQGTTETVLLPADFKERRHEIYWKYQLPKGSHQVQLRLLNKDPKYDVRISEYIVYTDTYAPIENVYQFGKVPKKN; encoded by the coding sequence ATGAAGCTTAAATATATGCCGGCTTTGATCATTCTATATTTTTCAATAGAATCCCATAGCCAAAATATTATCTCTACATCCACGCTCCTCGATAAGATCAAAGGTGGCTGGGCAGGTCAGACCATTGGAGTCACCTTTGGTGGGCCGGTAGAGTTTCGGTACAACGGTACCATGATCCAGACTTATCATCCGATCCCGTGGTACAAAGGTTATGTGGCCGAGATGATGACGCACAACGATGGTTTGTACGATGACCTGTATATGGATCTTACCTGGGTAGAGGTCCTGGAGCGGGATGGGTTGAAGGCTACGCCTGATGCATTCGCACAAGCATTTGCACATAAAGGGTATAAGCTCTGGCATGCCAACCAGGCAGCCAGGTACAATATATTGAATGGGATCAACCCTCCGATGTCCGGTCATTGGATCAATAATCCTCATGCAGATTGTATTGATTATCAGATAGAAGCCGACTTTGCAGGATTGATGTCACCAGGTATGCCACTCGCAGCCAATGAGATCAGCGATAGGGTAGGTCATATCATGAACTATGGAGATGGCTGGTATGGTGGGGTCTTTATCGCCAATCTATATGCGCAAGCCTTCTTTTCATCGGATATTCCATACATCATTCAGCAAGCTTTAAAATCTATCCCTGTAAAATCAAAATATTACCAGGTGATCAGTGATGTACTTAAGTGGCACAAATTATATCCTACGGATTGGAAAAGGACCTGGCTGGAAGTACAGGATAAATGGTCTGAAGATATCGGGTGCCCGGATGGAGTATATGCGCCATTTAATATAGATGCCACCATCAATTCTGCCTATGTAGTCATCGGATTATTGTACGGCAAAGGCGATTTTACCCAGACCATCGAGATCACTACCCGCTGTGGCCAAGATGCAGACTGCAATCCATCTTCTGCCGCCGGCATCCTGGGGACCATCCTGGGATACAGAAAAATACCCGAATACTGGATGCAGGGTCTGGAAGGCGCGGAAGATCTCAACTTTGCTTATACGGACATTTCTCTTAACAAGACCTATGCACTGAGTATGAAACATGCCCTGGAAAATATATTGGCCAATGGCGGCAAAGTAGAAGGCGAAAAGATCACCATCAAAGTACAAAAACCTATGCCGGTAGCTTATGAGCAGTCGTTTGATCATACTTTCCCTGCCAGCAAGACTTACCTGGGTAAGGTACTGGAAGATACTTTGAGTCTTCTTTTTGAAGGCGTAGGTATTGTCATCAAAGGTTATGTCACCAATTGGGATGGCAAATCAGATAAATACACTGCTCAATTGCTCACTACCCTTGATCAGGGCACTACAGAAACGGTCCTACTTCCGGCAGATTTTAAAGAAAGAAGGCATGAAATCTATTGGAAGTATCAGCTGCCAAAAGGGAGCCACCAGGTACAGTTGCGATTGCTCAATAAAGATCCAAAATATGATGTGAGGATTTCAGAATACATAGTTTACACTGACACATATGCTCCAATTGAAAATGTGTATCAGTTTGGCAAAGTGCCTAAGAAAAATTAA
- a CDS encoding VOC family protein, which yields MIDHIILGCKEIDEGIQFIYQKTSVMPQKGGRHPQWGTQNALLSLGQNSYLEVMAPIPGQATNYPFDSLPDFSTPKWLTWAARTEDILAVKTTLDAMNMKHSDIIPGARIKPDGQTLRWKLLFPENNYSGVFPFFIEWESKSLHPALTSPIGLSLMTWHLGHPEFSKINACFIQLKVGLHCTESVQPKLQGLFQVGQNNAVWI from the coding sequence ATGATAGACCATATTATCCTCGGTTGTAAAGAGATAGATGAAGGCATTCAATTTATCTATCAAAAAACTTCAGTGATGCCTCAAAAGGGTGGCCGGCACCCTCAATGGGGGACACAAAATGCCTTACTGTCCCTTGGCCAAAACAGCTATCTGGAAGTCATGGCACCTATACCCGGACAAGCCACCAACTATCCTTTTGACTCCCTTCCAGACTTTTCCACACCAAAATGGCTCACCTGGGCAGCCCGGACTGAGGATATCCTGGCTGTCAAAACTACCCTGGACGCTATGAATATGAAACATAGTGATATTATACCAGGTGCCCGAATAAAACCGGATGGGCAAACACTTCGATGGAAACTGTTATTCCCTGAAAATAATTATTCAGGCGTATTTCCCTTTTTTATAGAATGGGAATCAAAATCCTTACACCCTGCGCTTACTAGCCCCATTGGTCTGAGTTTGATGACATGGCATCTGGGGCATCCCGAATTCAGTAAGATTAATGCCTGTTTTATCCAATTAAAAGTGGGCCTTCATTGTACTGAAAGCGTTCAACCAAAGCTTCAGGGTTTATTTCAGGTTGGACAAAATAATGCAGTGTGGATTTGA
- a CDS encoding alpha-L-fucosidase has protein sequence MQVILFILLLIPALVLKPKPLQPYGALPSERQLAWQETEVYGLIHFTPTTFENKEWGYGDADPAVFNPAHFDADQIVGAAKSGGLKGLILVAKHHDGFCLWPTQTTSYNISKSPWKNGEGDMVKEVEQACRKAGLKFGIYCSPWDRNNAQYGTPDYLETYRNQLKELYSRYGTLFMSWHDGANGGDGYYGGAREKRKIDNTVYYDWEHTWNDLTRKMQPSANIFSDIGWDVRWVGNEKGYAAETHWATFNPVPESGPKAVPGNVNTRTSSEGTRHGDHWIPAECDVPLRPGWFYHPEQDGKEKSVDQLFELYLKSVGRGACLDLGLAPTTDGLLHTNDVQILGEFGNKLKNTFKTNLILGARIKASNTRGKSFNTSLLMDGDRYSYWATKDGVHTASLDIQLPKTTTFDLIQLRENIKLGQRVEQVQVAYLVNGEWVPLAEVKSVGANRLIPLTSPITTDRIRISLEAPVELCMSEIGLYKIK, from the coding sequence ATGCAAGTAATTCTTTTTATCCTGCTTCTCATACCTGCCCTGGTACTCAAGCCAAAACCGCTTCAACCCTATGGAGCACTTCCGAGCGAAAGACAGCTGGCGTGGCAGGAGACGGAAGTATATGGGCTGATTCATTTTACCCCTACTACCTTTGAAAATAAGGAATGGGGTTATGGGGACGCTGATCCTGCTGTTTTTAATCCTGCGCATTTCGATGCAGACCAAATAGTCGGCGCTGCCAAATCAGGAGGCTTAAAGGGTTTGATCCTGGTAGCCAAACACCATGATGGGTTTTGCCTGTGGCCTACCCAGACTACCTCTTATAATATCAGTAAAAGCCCCTGGAAAAACGGCGAGGGGGATATGGTCAAGGAGGTAGAGCAAGCATGCAGAAAGGCGGGATTAAAGTTTGGCATTTATTGTTCGCCCTGGGATCGTAACAATGCTCAATATGGTACCCCTGACTACCTGGAGACTTATCGCAACCAACTCAAGGAATTGTACAGCCGCTACGGAACTTTGTTCATGAGCTGGCATGATGGAGCCAATGGGGGTGATGGGTATTACGGTGGGGCCCGGGAAAAACGAAAAATCGACAATACTGTATATTATGATTGGGAACATACCTGGAACGACCTGACGAGAAAGATGCAGCCGTCCGCCAATATCTTTAGTGACATTGGATGGGATGTGCGGTGGGTTGGCAATGAAAAAGGTTATGCGGCTGAGACGCACTGGGCTACTTTCAATCCGGTCCCCGAATCAGGACCAAAGGCCGTGCCTGGCAATGTCAATACCCGGACCAGCAGCGAAGGCACCCGCCACGGTGACCATTGGATCCCGGCAGAATGTGATGTACCCTTGAGGCCGGGATGGTTCTATCATCCCGAACAGGATGGCAAAGAAAAGTCAGTCGATCAGCTTTTCGAACTTTACCTAAAAAGTGTGGGCAGAGGGGCTTGCCTGGACCTTGGATTGGCACCCACCACCGACGGCCTGTTGCATACTAATGATGTGCAGATCCTGGGTGAGTTTGGCAACAAACTGAAGAACACATTTAAAACCAACCTGATCCTGGGAGCAAGGATCAAAGCTTCCAATACCAGAGGTAAGTCATTCAATACCTCCTTGCTGATGGATGGTGACCGCTATAGCTATTGGGCGACTAAAGATGGAGTACATACGGCAAGCCTGGATATCCAACTACCTAAGACTACGACATTCGATTTGATTCAACTCCGCGAAAATATAAAACTCGGTCAACGGGTAGAGCAAGTCCAAGTAGCGTATTTGGTAAATGGTGAATGGGTACCGTTAGCAGAAGTAAAATCGGTCGGTGCCAATAGATTGATCCCTTTGACATCCCCTATCACTACGGACAGAATCAGAATCAGCCTGGAGGCTCCTGTCGAATTGTGTATGAGCGAAATCGGACTCTACAAAATCAAGTGA
- a CDS encoding homocysteine S-methyltransferase family protein: protein MNTSIYDIVKNRILILDGAMGTMIQRYDLTENDFRNDRLKDHPGSLKGNNDLLCITRPDVIKEIHAQYFDAGADIIETNTFGGTTVAQADYHLESWVYEINYEGAKIAREVADAYTLKQPDKPRFVAGSMGPTTKLASMSPEVGNPGYRAITFDQLVVAFKEQATGLIDGGVDLLLIETITDTLNAKAALFAIQEIFEEREIELPIMISGTITDASGRILSGQTAEAFLVSVSHMPLFSIGFNCALGASALRPYLQVLDEKATCLVSAHPNAGLPNEMGAYDQTPQEMADQIEEYLKLGLINIVGGCCGSTPDHIRKIAEKASRYVPRSIEKEAVESESSFQPQLQPSASIG, encoded by the coding sequence ATGAATACATCCATCTATGATATAGTCAAAAATCGAATCCTAATATTGGATGGTGCTATGGGTACCATGATTCAGCGCTATGATCTTACAGAAAATGATTTTAGAAACGATCGGTTAAAAGATCACCCAGGGTCACTCAAAGGCAATAATGATCTGCTCTGTATCACCCGACCGGATGTGATCAAGGAGATACATGCTCAATATTTTGATGCTGGTGCCGATATCATAGAGACCAACACCTTCGGTGGCACTACGGTAGCCCAGGCAGATTACCACCTGGAGTCATGGGTCTATGAGATCAATTATGAAGGCGCTAAAATAGCCAGGGAAGTGGCAGACGCTTATACTTTAAAGCAACCGGACAAACCCCGGTTTGTAGCAGGCTCCATGGGACCTACCACCAAATTGGCCTCCATGTCCCCGGAAGTAGGCAATCCTGGTTATCGTGCGATCACCTTTGATCAGCTGGTGGTCGCATTTAAAGAGCAAGCGACCGGATTGATCGATGGAGGCGTGGACCTCTTATTGATTGAGACGATCACCGATACCTTAAATGCCAAAGCAGCCTTATTTGCTATTCAGGAGATTTTCGAAGAAAGAGAAATCGAATTGCCCATTATGATCTCAGGTACGATCACCGATGCCAGTGGCCGGATTTTGTCCGGTCAGACTGCAGAAGCTTTCCTCGTATCTGTATCACATATGCCTTTATTCAGCATAGGATTCAATTGCGCTTTGGGTGCCTCGGCTTTGAGACCATACCTCCAGGTGCTGGATGAGAAAGCTACCTGTTTGGTCAGCGCCCACCCCAATGCTGGCCTCCCCAACGAAATGGGAGCCTATGACCAAACCCCGCAGGAAATGGCGGATCAAATCGAAGAATATCTCAAATTGGGCCTGATCAATATAGTTGGTGGATGTTGTGGATCTACCCCGGATCATATCCGCAAGATTGCAGAGAAAGCTTCCAGGTATGTCCCACGATCCATAGAAAAAGAAGCGGTTGAGTCCGAATCTTCCTTTCAACCGCAACTACAACCCTCAGCAAGCATCGGATGA
- the metH gene encoding methionine synthase, which produces MSGLHHLKLSGLESLEVTPQSNFINIGERTNVTGSAKFLKLIKEDKYDDALAVALDQVRGGAQVIDVNMDEGMLDSKEAMVKFLNLMASEPEIAVIPVMVDSSKWEVIEAGLKCLQGKSIVNSISLKAGEEEFIRQAKLVKKYGAATVVMAFDELGQADTYQRRIDICQRAYDILVRQVKFSPEDIIFDPNIFPVATGIEEHRNYAVDFFRATQWIKENLPYAHVSGGVSNVSFSFRGNQKVREAMHSAFLYHAIKAGMDMGIVNPAMLEVYDEIDKDLLEYVEDVLLNRREDSTERLLEYAESVKGGVKKKEVEDVWRKGTVEDRITHALVKGIIDFIDADTEEARLKYNKPLDVIEGPLMAGMNVVGDLFGSGKMFLPQVVKSARVMKKSVAYLTPYLEEEKKRSGTSGHAAAKILMATVKGDVHDIGKNIVGVVLACNNYDIVDLGVMVPCDKILDTALEQKVDIIGLSGLITPSLDEMVFVAKEMQRRNIQIPLLIGGATTSRIHTAVKIEPQYNRAPVVHVLDASRSVAVVSSLLTKDEVNRDIFILGIKAEYEAMRVAREKREAGKAFVSLARARDQKIVIDWNNYTPPTPAWLGIQTIKNPSLREIGKYIDWTPFFQSWQLAGKYPAILTDPIVGVEATKLFQDAQELLTTIIEEEWITAEAIIGLFPANSVGDDIEIYHPDSGELMTVSHHLRQQREKSAGLPYLCLADFIAPKSTGLKDYLGAFIVTAGVGLDERAKTLEANHDDYNAILLKALGDRLAEAFTEYLHYKVRTQYWAYSHESLSNDELIAEKYQGIRPAPGYPACPDHTEKAMLFDLLHASEHINVMLTESLAMYPASSVSGWYFSHPQARYFGLGNIAKDQVEDYTKRKNQDLSVTEKWLAPVLSYDI; this is translated from the coding sequence ATGAGCGGATTACATCATTTAAAACTGAGTGGGCTCGAAAGCCTCGAAGTCACTCCTCAAAGTAATTTTATCAATATCGGCGAACGGACGAATGTCACAGGCTCAGCCAAATTTCTCAAACTCATCAAAGAAGATAAATATGATGATGCCCTCGCGGTAGCACTCGACCAGGTACGGGGAGGAGCTCAGGTGATCGATGTCAATATGGACGAAGGCATGCTGGACTCCAAAGAAGCAATGGTCAAATTTCTTAACCTGATGGCTTCTGAACCCGAGATTGCAGTCATTCCAGTCATGGTGGATTCCTCCAAGTGGGAGGTGATCGAAGCCGGCCTGAAATGTCTCCAGGGAAAAAGCATCGTCAACTCCATTTCGCTCAAAGCCGGTGAAGAAGAATTTATTCGCCAGGCTAAGCTGGTCAAAAAATATGGCGCAGCCACTGTAGTCATGGCTTTCGACGAGCTCGGCCAGGCCGATACTTACCAAAGAAGAATCGACATCTGCCAACGCGCTTACGATATATTGGTACGCCAGGTCAAATTTTCTCCAGAAGACATCATTTTCGACCCAAATATTTTTCCCGTAGCTACCGGCATCGAAGAACACCGGAATTATGCGGTTGATTTTTTCCGTGCGACCCAGTGGATCAAAGAAAACTTGCCCTACGCCCATGTAAGCGGAGGTGTGAGCAATGTCTCCTTCAGTTTTAGAGGCAATCAAAAAGTACGTGAAGCCATGCACTCCGCATTTTTATATCACGCGATCAAAGCAGGCATGGATATGGGCATCGTCAATCCCGCCATGCTGGAAGTATATGACGAAATCGACAAGGACCTGCTGGAGTATGTCGAAGATGTTTTGCTCAACCGCCGCGAAGACTCTACGGAAAGATTGCTCGAATATGCTGAATCTGTCAAAGGAGGGGTAAAGAAAAAAGAAGTCGAAGATGTATGGCGCAAAGGCACCGTGGAGGATCGTATCACACATGCCCTGGTCAAGGGCATCATTGACTTCATCGATGCCGATACTGAAGAAGCTCGCCTGAAATATAATAAGCCTTTGGATGTGATCGAAGGCCCTCTGATGGCAGGCATGAATGTTGTGGGCGACTTGTTTGGTTCAGGCAAAATGTTTTTACCTCAAGTCGTCAAGTCTGCCCGGGTCATGAAAAAATCAGTGGCCTACCTCACGCCTTACCTCGAAGAAGAAAAAAAGCGGTCGGGCACCTCGGGCCATGCTGCAGCAAAAATACTGATGGCTACTGTCAAAGGAGATGTGCATGACATTGGAAAAAATATCGTTGGAGTAGTACTTGCTTGTAACAATTATGATATCGTAGACCTCGGCGTGATGGTGCCATGTGACAAAATCCTGGATACTGCATTGGAACAAAAAGTAGACATCATCGGACTCAGTGGCTTGATCACGCCTTCACTGGATGAAATGGTTTTCGTAGCCAAAGAGATGCAGCGACGCAATATTCAGATCCCTTTATTGATCGGCGGCGCTACTACCTCCCGCATTCATACTGCCGTCAAGATCGAACCACAGTATAACCGCGCACCTGTCGTGCATGTCCTGGATGCTTCCCGCAGTGTAGCAGTAGTCAGTTCACTTCTGACTAAAGATGAAGTCAATCGTGATATTTTCATCCTGGGCATCAAAGCAGAATATGAAGCCATGCGCGTCGCAAGAGAAAAGAGAGAAGCCGGCAAAGCATTCGTCAGTCTCGCACGCGCACGCGACCAAAAAATAGTCATTGACTGGAACAATTATACCCCGCCGACTCCTGCCTGGTTAGGTATACAAACCATCAAAAATCCATCGTTAAGGGAGATTGGTAAATATATTGACTGGACGCCTTTTTTCCAGTCCTGGCAGCTGGCAGGAAAATATCCCGCTATCCTGACAGACCCGATAGTGGGTGTAGAAGCTACAAAACTCTTTCAGGACGCCCAGGAGTTATTGACCACGATCATTGAAGAAGAATGGATCACTGCAGAAGCCATCATTGGATTGTTTCCAGCCAATAGTGTAGGCGACGATATCGAAATCTACCATCCTGATTCTGGTGAGCTGATGACCGTCAGTCACCATCTTCGCCAGCAAAGAGAAAAATCTGCAGGACTACCTTACCTCTGCCTGGCTGATTTTATAGCTCCTAAAAGCACCGGACTTAAAGACTACCTGGGTGCTTTTATAGTGACAGCGGGGGTAGGGCTCGACGAAAGAGCCAAGACCCTCGAGGCAAATCATGACGATTATAATGCCATTTTATTAAAAGCGTTGGGTGATAGATTGGCTGAGGCATTTACCGAATATCTCCATTACAAAGTAAGGACTCAATATTGGGCTTACTCCCATGAATCTTTGTCCAATGACGAACTAATCGCAGAGAAATATCAAGGCATCAGACCAGCTCCGGGATATCCTGCCTGCCCGGATCATACGGAGAAAGCCATGTTGTTTGACTTATTACACGCGAGTGAGCACATCAATGTGATGCTGACAGAGAGCCTGGCCATGTATCCTGCCTCTTCAGTCAGTGGATGGTATTTTAGTCATCCTCAGGCCAGGTACTTTGGATTGGGCAATATCGCCAAAGACCAGGTCGAGGATTATACTAAGCGAAAAAATCAGGATCTTAGCGTGACCGAAAAATGGCTGGCCCCGGTGCTCAGCTATGATATATAA
- a CDS encoding ArsR family transcriptional regulator: MIEALISSKTRIKLLLKFFLNGNTTSYLRGLESEFGESTNAIRLELNKMEEAGMLESFLEGNKKYFKANHKYPLYHEIHSILLKYIGIDQVLDNVLSRLGQLEKAFLTGTFAEGRDSGVIDLILIGKLDKSYLINLIEKAEKLIKRKVRYVIYEEESELDVWRHTFEHEPFLIWSSKVLPISVQSKPLKEIN, translated from the coding sequence TTGATTGAGGCCCTAATTTCTTCAAAAACACGTATAAAATTATTGCTCAAGTTTTTCTTGAATGGCAATACTACCTCCTATTTGCGCGGACTGGAGTCAGAGTTTGGCGAATCTACCAATGCCATACGCCTGGAGCTCAATAAGATGGAAGAAGCTGGCATGCTGGAATCTTTTCTTGAAGGAAATAAAAAGTATTTTAAAGCTAACCATAAGTATCCCCTCTATCATGAGATACACAGTATATTACTCAAATATATTGGTATAGACCAGGTCCTCGACAATGTATTGAGTCGATTGGGTCAGCTGGAAAAGGCTTTTCTGACAGGCACCTTTGCTGAGGGCAGGGACAGCGGGGTCATCGATCTCATTCTAATCGGCAAGCTTGATAAGTCTTACCTGATCAATCTGATAGAAAAAGCTGAAAAATTAATCAAACGAAAGGTCCGGTATGTGATCTATGAGGAAGAATCTGAGCTGGATGTTTGGCGTCATACCTTTGAACATGAGCCATTCCTTATATGGTCATCCAAGGTATTACCTATTTCAGTTCAATCCAAACCTTTAAAAGAAATCAACTGA
- a CDS encoding UpxY family transcription antiterminator gives MAAATYQNDLTVDTAKWFAVLTRVKAEKSVCQTLTTAGITNYVPLQRVTRIYTRKRRTSMVPLIYRYIFVHIKKNEYVRVLETPNVEGFVRFNKQIISIPDQEIEWLQRVTGEVNDITLENQPFSEGDAVEVVLGNLTGLKGKLIESLSKHELLIELDHIGFGLRIQIDPSHLRKLR, from the coding sequence TTGGCCGCCGCGACATATCAAAATGATCTAACGGTAGACACCGCTAAATGGTTTGCAGTATTGACACGAGTCAAAGCAGAAAAATCCGTTTGTCAAACTTTAACTACGGCTGGCATTACCAATTATGTGCCTTTACAGAGAGTCACACGTATATATACCAGGAAAAGAAGGACAAGTATGGTCCCTTTGATCTATCGTTACATCTTCGTTCATATCAAAAAAAACGAATATGTAAGGGTACTGGAAACACCAAATGTGGAAGGTTTCGTCCGATTTAATAAACAGATCATTTCCATTCCCGATCAGGAAATAGAATGGTTGCAACGGGTCACAGGAGAAGTCAATGATATCACCCTTGAAAATCAGCCTTTTAGTGAAGGTGATGCCGTCGAGGTGGTTTTGGGTAACCTGACCGGTTTAAAAGGAAAATTAATCGAATCTTTGAGTAAACACGAGTTGCTCATTGAGTTAGATCATATAGGATTTGGTCTAAGGATTCAGATCGATCCAAGCCATTTGCGCAAATTGAGGTAA
- a CDS encoding four helix bundle protein, whose translation MGLILTILKKERLVIAGQLKRSSGSVVANIAKGPVNEQTIHHQ comes from the coding sequence ATGGGCCTGATTCTCACTATTCTCAAAAAAGAAAGGTTGGTCATCGCCGGGCAATTAAAAAGGTCATCCGGATCTGTAGTCGCTAACATCGCCAAAGGGCCTGTCAATGAACAAACAATCCACCATCAATAA
- a CDS encoding UDP-glucose/GDP-mannose dehydrogenase family protein — protein sequence MNIAVVGTGYVGLVTGTCFAEMGNHVTCVDIDAHKVTTLQEGQIPIYEPGLDTLFERNTRQHRLRFTTDLQAAIQSAEIIFLALPTPPGGDGSADLSFILKVAEDLSSMIEDYKIIVNKSTVPVGTAEKVAAVLAAKLDASLFDVISNPEFLREGVAVDDFMKPDRVVIGSSSPRAIEKMKHLYEPFVRQGNPIYIMDERSSEMTKYAANAYLATRITFMNEIANLCERTGADVDMVRKGMGSDNRIGKRFLFPGIGYGGSCFPKDVKALIHTAKEHDYEFKILQMVVGLNEDQKQSLIRKVDQFFNQDLNGKKIVIWGLAFKPNTDDIRDAPSITMIDELLSRGAKVSVFDPEATENIRKIYGEKINYGIDEYAILHEANALLIATEWSLFRSPDFNKIKSLMKQCIIFDGRNLYELDDIPAGFHYESIGRKTVPA from the coding sequence ATGAATATCGCAGTAGTAGGTACAGGATATGTAGGTCTGGTCACCGGCACCTGTTTTGCAGAAATGGGCAACCATGTGACCTGTGTCGACATAGATGCACATAAAGTCACCACCCTCCAGGAAGGGCAAATACCGATTTATGAACCTGGACTCGACACCTTGTTTGAGCGCAATACCCGCCAACATCGCTTACGTTTTACCACTGATCTACAAGCTGCGATACAATCAGCAGAGATCATATTTCTGGCGTTGCCTACTCCCCCAGGTGGGGATGGATCCGCTGACCTCAGTTTTATCCTTAAAGTGGCAGAGGACCTGAGTTCCATGATCGAAGATTATAAGATCATTGTCAATAAAAGTACGGTACCTGTAGGGACAGCGGAGAAAGTGGCGGCCGTATTAGCGGCAAAACTGGATGCCTCCCTATTTGATGTGATATCCAATCCGGAGTTTTTGCGAGAAGGAGTCGCCGTAGACGACTTTATGAAGCCTGACCGCGTGGTGATAGGAAGTTCCAGCCCCAGGGCGATAGAAAAAATGAAACACTTATACGAGCCATTTGTAAGACAAGGTAATCCAATCTATATCATGGACGAACGATCCTCCGAGATGACCAAATATGCCGCTAACGCTTACCTGGCCACCCGCATCACCTTTATGAATGAGATCGCCAACCTTTGCGAACGAACCGGAGCTGATGTAGATATGGTGCGCAAAGGAATGGGCAGTGACAACAGAATTGGCAAACGATTTTTGTTTCCGGGGATTGGCTATGGGGGAAGCTGTTTCCCAAAAGATGTCAAAGCCCTCATCCATACAGCCAAAGAGCATGATTATGAATTTAAAATCCTGCAGATGGTGGTGGGGCTCAATGAAGACCAAAAACAAAGCCTGATTCGCAAAGTCGATCAGTTTTTTAACCAGGATCTGAATGGTAAAAAAATAGTTATTTGGGGTCTTGCATTCAAACCAAACACCGATGATATCCGCGATGCACCATCTATCACCATGATCGATGAATTATTATCCAGAGGCGCCAAGGTGTCCGTATTTGACCCTGAGGCTACAGAAAATATTCGCAAAATCTATGGCGAAAAAATCAATTACGGCATAGATGAATATGCTATACTACATGAAGCCAATGCGCTGCTCATTGCGACGGAGTGGAGCTTGTTCCGTTCTCCTGATTTTAATAAGATAAAATCCCTGATGAAGCAATGTATCATCTTCGATGGCAGAAATTTGTATGAATTGGATGATATTCCAGCTGGCTTTCACTATGAAAGCATTGGAAGAAAAACAGTACCAGCCTAA